A single Hippocampus zosterae strain Florida chromosome 17, ASM2543408v3, whole genome shotgun sequence DNA region contains:
- the gprc5ba gene encoding G protein-coupled receptor, class C, group 5, member Ba isoform X1: MRSAVFAWRSFVEQQRALKWTLNGLARRLALREMAFSLVLFLLLLTHGATGQDPEDSEALPTGCGWGLGRPYTLLCDLDAVWGVAVESVAAGGTLVAILLVLVLLCRLRRIGEPEKRSGVGPVLLLLLGVAGLFGLSFAYLIERDESLCVLRRALWGLLFALCFSCLLVQGVRLRQVGREHRSPGGCALTGLALGLSAVQGIIAAEWLLLTVLREGQGACQYLPMDFSLACSYVLALLLAALTAASLALCGKTRQWRCSAIWLLVTCLLSLLLWVAWVGFYLYGNDWLRKSPEWDEPALAMALVAQGWLLLIFHAIPEAHMCMKPPPQPTAPDYFDTSQNSTRMRETSFDEDIPLSHRQFVENQGYGYNDENTAGLRSGAGSGGGQHTNNTGARPSAPFRSNVYQPTEMTMILNGGAVSTSSQSQVPSAPPTYTGRQLW; the protein is encoded by the exons ATGCGGAGCGCAGTTTTTGCGTGGCGCTCATTCGTTGAGCAGCAGCGAGCGTTGAAGTGGACTTTAAACGGACTAGCACGGCGCCTTGCCCTGCGCG AGATGGCGTTCTCCCTGGTCCTGttcctgctgctgctcaccCACGGGGCTACGGGTCAAGACCCCGAGGACTCAGAGGCGCTCCCCACAGGCTGCGGCTGGGGCCTTGGGCGACCCTACACCCTCCTGTGCGACCTGGACGCCGTATGGGGTGTGGCGGTGGAGAGCGTGGCGGCCGGCGGTACCCTGGTGGCCATCCTGCTGGTTTTGGTCCTGCTCTGCCGCCTGCGCCGCATCGGCGAGCCCGAGAAGCGCAGCGGCGTGGGGCCAgttctgctgctgctcctggGCGTGGCGGGTTTGTTTGGCCTGAGCTTCGCCTACCTGATCGAGCGGGACGAGTCGCTGTGCGTGCTGCGGCGGGCCCTCTGGGGCCTCCTCTTTGCCCTTTGCTTCTCTTGCTTGCTGGTGCAAGGGGTCCGCCTGCGCCAAGTGGGCCGCGAGCACCGCAGCCCGGGCGGCTGCGCCCTGACGGGCCTGGCGTTGGGTCTGAGCGCCGTGCAGGGCATCATCGCCGCCGAGTGGCTCCTCCTGACCGTGCTGAGGGAGGGCCAGGGCGCCTGCCAGTACCTGCCCATGGACTTCTCGCTAGCCTGCAGCTACGTGTTAGCGCTGCTGCTCGCCGCCTTGACTGCCGCCTCGCTGGCCCTGTGCGGCAAGACGCGACAATGGCGCTGCAGTGCCATCTGGCTGCTGGTCACCTGCCTTCTCTCGCTGCTGCTGTGGGTGGCATGGGTGGGCTTCTATCTATACGGCAACGACTGGCTGAGGAAGTCGCCGGAGTGGGACGAGCCGGCGCTGGCCATGGCGTTGGTGGCCCAGGGTTGGCTGCTGCTCATTTTCCACGCCATTCCCGAGGCGCACATGTGTATGAAGCCCCCGCCGCAGCCCACCGCGCCGGACTACTTCGACACGTCGCAGAACTCCACGCGGATGAGGGAGACCAGCTTCGACGAGGACATCCCGCTTTCTCACAGGCAGTTTGTGGAGAACCAAGGCTACGGATACAACGATGAGAACACCGCAG GCCTGAGAAGCGGCGCCGGCAGTGGTGGCGGACAACACACCAACAACACGGGCGCCAGGCCGAGCGCCCCTTTCCGCAGCAACGTCTACCAACCCACCGAGATGACCATGATCCTGAACGGGGGAGCGGTGAGTACATCCTCCCAGTCGCAG GTGCCCTCGGCCCCTCCCACCTACACGGGGAGGCAGCTGTGGTGA
- the gprc5ba gene encoding G protein-coupled receptor, class C, group 5, member Ba isoform X2 produces the protein MRSAVFAWRSFVEQQRALKWTLNGLARRLALREMAFSLVLFLLLLTHGATGQDPEDSEALPTGCGWGLGRPYTLLCDLDAVWGVAVESVAAGGTLVAILLVLVLLCRLRRIGEPEKRSGVGPVLLLLLGVAGLFGLSFAYLIERDESLCVLRRALWGLLFALCFSCLLVQGVRLRQVGREHRSPGGCALTGLALGLSAVQGIIAAEWLLLTVLREGQGACQYLPMDFSLACSYVLALLLAALTAASLALCGKTRQWRCSAIWLLVTCLLSLLLWVAWVGFYLYGNDWLRKSPEWDEPALAMALVAQGWLLLIFHAIPEAHMCMKPPPQPTAPDYFDTSQNSTRMRETSFDEDIPLSHRQFVENQGYGYNDENTAGLRSGAGSGGGQHTNNTGARPSAPFRSNVYQPTEMTMILNGGAVPSAPPTYTGRQLW, from the exons ATGCGGAGCGCAGTTTTTGCGTGGCGCTCATTCGTTGAGCAGCAGCGAGCGTTGAAGTGGACTTTAAACGGACTAGCACGGCGCCTTGCCCTGCGCG AGATGGCGTTCTCCCTGGTCCTGttcctgctgctgctcaccCACGGGGCTACGGGTCAAGACCCCGAGGACTCAGAGGCGCTCCCCACAGGCTGCGGCTGGGGCCTTGGGCGACCCTACACCCTCCTGTGCGACCTGGACGCCGTATGGGGTGTGGCGGTGGAGAGCGTGGCGGCCGGCGGTACCCTGGTGGCCATCCTGCTGGTTTTGGTCCTGCTCTGCCGCCTGCGCCGCATCGGCGAGCCCGAGAAGCGCAGCGGCGTGGGGCCAgttctgctgctgctcctggGCGTGGCGGGTTTGTTTGGCCTGAGCTTCGCCTACCTGATCGAGCGGGACGAGTCGCTGTGCGTGCTGCGGCGGGCCCTCTGGGGCCTCCTCTTTGCCCTTTGCTTCTCTTGCTTGCTGGTGCAAGGGGTCCGCCTGCGCCAAGTGGGCCGCGAGCACCGCAGCCCGGGCGGCTGCGCCCTGACGGGCCTGGCGTTGGGTCTGAGCGCCGTGCAGGGCATCATCGCCGCCGAGTGGCTCCTCCTGACCGTGCTGAGGGAGGGCCAGGGCGCCTGCCAGTACCTGCCCATGGACTTCTCGCTAGCCTGCAGCTACGTGTTAGCGCTGCTGCTCGCCGCCTTGACTGCCGCCTCGCTGGCCCTGTGCGGCAAGACGCGACAATGGCGCTGCAGTGCCATCTGGCTGCTGGTCACCTGCCTTCTCTCGCTGCTGCTGTGGGTGGCATGGGTGGGCTTCTATCTATACGGCAACGACTGGCTGAGGAAGTCGCCGGAGTGGGACGAGCCGGCGCTGGCCATGGCGTTGGTGGCCCAGGGTTGGCTGCTGCTCATTTTCCACGCCATTCCCGAGGCGCACATGTGTATGAAGCCCCCGCCGCAGCCCACCGCGCCGGACTACTTCGACACGTCGCAGAACTCCACGCGGATGAGGGAGACCAGCTTCGACGAGGACATCCCGCTTTCTCACAGGCAGTTTGTGGAGAACCAAGGCTACGGATACAACGATGAGAACACCGCAG GCCTGAGAAGCGGCGCCGGCAGTGGTGGCGGACAACACACCAACAACACGGGCGCCAGGCCGAGCGCCCCTTTCCGCAGCAACGTCTACCAACCCACCGAGATGACCATGATCCTGAACGGGGGAGCG GTGCCCTCGGCCCCTCCCACCTACACGGGGAGGCAGCTGTGGTGA
- the gprc5ba gene encoding G protein-coupled receptor, class C, group 5, member Ba isoform X3: protein MAFSLVLFLLLLTHGATGQDPEDSEALPTGCGWGLGRPYTLLCDLDAVWGVAVESVAAGGTLVAILLVLVLLCRLRRIGEPEKRSGVGPVLLLLLGVAGLFGLSFAYLIERDESLCVLRRALWGLLFALCFSCLLVQGVRLRQVGREHRSPGGCALTGLALGLSAVQGIIAAEWLLLTVLREGQGACQYLPMDFSLACSYVLALLLAALTAASLALCGKTRQWRCSAIWLLVTCLLSLLLWVAWVGFYLYGNDWLRKSPEWDEPALAMALVAQGWLLLIFHAIPEAHMCMKPPPQPTAPDYFDTSQNSTRMRETSFDEDIPLSHRQFVENQGYGYNDENTAGLRSGAGSGGGQHTNNTGARPSAPFRSNVYQPTEMTMILNGGAVSTSSQSQVPSAPPTYTGRQLW from the exons ATGGCGTTCTCCCTGGTCCTGttcctgctgctgctcaccCACGGGGCTACGGGTCAAGACCCCGAGGACTCAGAGGCGCTCCCCACAGGCTGCGGCTGGGGCCTTGGGCGACCCTACACCCTCCTGTGCGACCTGGACGCCGTATGGGGTGTGGCGGTGGAGAGCGTGGCGGCCGGCGGTACCCTGGTGGCCATCCTGCTGGTTTTGGTCCTGCTCTGCCGCCTGCGCCGCATCGGCGAGCCCGAGAAGCGCAGCGGCGTGGGGCCAgttctgctgctgctcctggGCGTGGCGGGTTTGTTTGGCCTGAGCTTCGCCTACCTGATCGAGCGGGACGAGTCGCTGTGCGTGCTGCGGCGGGCCCTCTGGGGCCTCCTCTTTGCCCTTTGCTTCTCTTGCTTGCTGGTGCAAGGGGTCCGCCTGCGCCAAGTGGGCCGCGAGCACCGCAGCCCGGGCGGCTGCGCCCTGACGGGCCTGGCGTTGGGTCTGAGCGCCGTGCAGGGCATCATCGCCGCCGAGTGGCTCCTCCTGACCGTGCTGAGGGAGGGCCAGGGCGCCTGCCAGTACCTGCCCATGGACTTCTCGCTAGCCTGCAGCTACGTGTTAGCGCTGCTGCTCGCCGCCTTGACTGCCGCCTCGCTGGCCCTGTGCGGCAAGACGCGACAATGGCGCTGCAGTGCCATCTGGCTGCTGGTCACCTGCCTTCTCTCGCTGCTGCTGTGGGTGGCATGGGTGGGCTTCTATCTATACGGCAACGACTGGCTGAGGAAGTCGCCGGAGTGGGACGAGCCGGCGCTGGCCATGGCGTTGGTGGCCCAGGGTTGGCTGCTGCTCATTTTCCACGCCATTCCCGAGGCGCACATGTGTATGAAGCCCCCGCCGCAGCCCACCGCGCCGGACTACTTCGACACGTCGCAGAACTCCACGCGGATGAGGGAGACCAGCTTCGACGAGGACATCCCGCTTTCTCACAGGCAGTTTGTGGAGAACCAAGGCTACGGATACAACGATGAGAACACCGCAG GCCTGAGAAGCGGCGCCGGCAGTGGTGGCGGACAACACACCAACAACACGGGCGCCAGGCCGAGCGCCCCTTTCCGCAGCAACGTCTACCAACCCACCGAGATGACCATGATCCTGAACGGGGGAGCGGTGAGTACATCCTCCCAGTCGCAG GTGCCCTCGGCCCCTCCCACCTACACGGGGAGGCAGCTGTGGTGA